CCACGCTCCTGCAGGCAACCAGAGCGAGCTCCATCCCGCTTTGTACGCATACTCAGCACCGGCGATGAAGGTACCGGAGCCGATCCAGGTACACACCAGGGTAAAGACCATCTTCGTGGTGTTCAGGCTGCGCCCGGCCACCATCATGTCGTCCTGCGTCTTGACGCGCCCTGCCCGGTAGAAGTTGAGCACAGTCAGCACCAGCAGATAGCCCAAGATCACGTAGAGATACCAGACCATGCCATGCCCTCCAGTTGCGTTACCTTCCTCTGTTCCTCGCCAGGACACCCCCAGACATTGCGCACCGGTCGCTCAGCGGATGAGCACCATCTTGCGCGATTCCACCCCCTCTTCGCCTACCAGCCGATAGAGATAGACTCCAGCGGCCAACGTCGCTCCGTCGAACCGCACACGATGGTGCCCTGCGCTCAGTCTCTGGTCCAACACGGTGCAAACCTGCGCGCCAAGTGGGTTGAACACATCCAGCCGCACTCTGCCCTCGCGCGGCAGTTCAAAACAGATCTCCGTGACCGGATTGAAAGGGTTCGGGTAGTTTTGGTGGAGGCGGAAGGTCTTGGGCAACGCCCCTTCTCGCGGATCCTCCACGGCGGTCTGCAGGTAGTGGGCAGTAAAGTCGTCGAAGTAGAGAACGCCGGCGTCTTTGCGACTGTCATCGGTCTCCGCCAAGTAGATACGCTTCCAGGTAATTGGAAAAGTGAGAACCGCTGCGGGGTTACTCCAGTGCACAATCACGCTGTCCATGGACACGCGCAAGTAGCGCCAGGTGCCCGACCAATCGACGCCAGGAGATGCCGGGGTAAAGTTCACCAGGAACTTTTCGCCGTCCGCGTCGGCGAACTCACCCCGCAGCCAGTGGCCCTTACCATCGCCATACACGTGCACCCCCACTGCGGTAGGCGTTCCCGAAAGCGGAATCGAACACTCCATGTACAGGGCGCTCGTGCCCCCAGTGGCCAGGGAGTAGGTGAGTTTTCCAGATGTAGGCGGCGAGAAAACGACGGCGCTATCAAGCGTCAGACTGCAGGCCTGCAGGTTGACCCTCGTGCCGGTCAGACTCCAGCGCGCGAGCGAGCTAAAGTCGTCCACCACCACGTCGGTGGGAAGGCCAACGTAGACGGCTGCAGTGCCCACCACACTGCCATATGCAGCCCTAATCTCGCCCTCCCCTGGTTTTACCGCAGTGAAGACGCCCGCGGCACTCACGGTGCCCACCTCGCCGACCACCGACCACTGATAATCGGTGGGCAGCAGACTGATCTGATTGCCGAAGGTGTCGTTAGCCCGTGCGGTGATGGTCTGCGTCTGCCCGACTTGGAGCACCACGGGATTGGGAGTCAGGGTAATGCCTGCTACCTTGGTGATCCGCACCAAGGCCGAGTCACGCGCCACGCCTGCAGTGGCGTAGACGTACCCAGAGGTGTCGTGCAGTCCCGCCACAAACGTGCCTTGGGCGTCGATGCTCCCTATCCATGGGTCGCAGCTCCACACCACGGTGCCGGCGGGCAGGCTCAACGGGTTGTAATACTCGTCAAACCCCTGGACGGAAAAGCGCACCGTTCCTTCGGAGAGGACAAATGCCTCCCGTGGCGAAATACGCAGAACGCGCAGCGGCCCAGTGGGGGCATTGCTCACCACCAGCAGCGCGTTTGCCACCGGTCGCTCCGTGCCATCCGAAGGGCTGTTCACCACGCGGCCGCGCACGACCATGGTGGTGGAGCCGCCTCCATCCAAGTTCACCGCCTGATGCACACCCCATTCCCGCATGTACGCGGCAAGTTCAAAAAGGGACATCCCCACGCTGTACCCAGCCTGCCGGCCATCCACGGTGACGAAGAACAGCTTAGTCGAGTCGGCGGAAAAACCCACTGCCGTTCGCGGATGCCGATCGTAGGCAAAGTTCTTGTTGGTGAGGCCTTCTTGGTCCCACTCCACCGAGACGGCACCGTCGCGAATGATGCGCGGCACGCCGCCCACCAGCTCGACAATCCTCTTCCGCGTCGGGGGCAAGCGCAACACTACGGCCACAGTATCCCCCACGAAAACGTTGCCATTCAGAAAGGCGCTCGCCTGTCCGTGGCCAGAGAGAACAACGCCGTTTTTCGGAATGGGCGCATTCCCGTGGCCAGCCGCCATGATGCTGTCCTTTGCGGTGACCACCACCCATACCGTGTCGTTGACCGCGAAAGTGCTCCTCAGGTACTGGGCAACGATCTCCGTGCCCCAGTAGTTCGTGCGGGTGGTGCTCCCGTAGAAAGAGTTGTAAACGATGAGCTCGTCGGCATCCCTGCTCTCGTTGACGCCGTTCACCGCCGCTTGTCCCCTCTTGCTGACGAGCGTGCCGGCAAAGGAGACGACATCGATGAGCGGGCGGCGCTCATCGGTGTAGGCAAAGACCGAACGGCTGATCGGCCGCTTGATGAGCACGCCTCTCACTACCTGCGCCCCGATGGGGGTGCCATCGGTTTCCCAAAAGTCGGCGTTCATCGCGCCAACCACCTTGTGCCCCTCACGGTCGCTACGCGCAGCCATGGCCGAGGTCAACTCGCGCCCTCCGGAGAGCAGGTCGTTGGACTTGACGCTTTCGATGGTCACCCACGGGTTGGTCAGATCGATTTCCAGCACGTGGAAATGCCACGGGCCTGCTTCGCGGTATTCGTGGTGGTGCACCACGCCGGGGCCTACTGGCACACTCTCTTTCCAATCGGCCACGGCCATGCCGCAGAAAGCTGCCATGGTCGCGATCAGCAACAGCGAGAACCTTCTCGTGAATACGGAATTCATGGCCACGCACCCCTCGTTTTTCTGTGAACTTCCAGTCACACCCTCAGTACAGCCGTGCCAGACTCAACGCAACTGCCCAGGCAGATCGGTCCAGCCTTCTGGTCACGTCGCACCGCAAAAAGCCCAGGAGCCCACTGAGAGAAAGGCCCAACTCCTGGTGGAACCCCGCCGAGAAATACCCTCCAACCTCAGGAAGGGAGACATCGCTACGCCATGTCCGTGCCACCCCACCGTGCATGACCAGCCCAACGCCTTGGTCCACCAGCCAGTGCAGGCCAAGAAGCTCGAACGGCACAGTGCGGAAGTTGTGTTCCCAAAAGAGACCCAGGTACTTTTTCCCCTCGTACCAGCCCTCCAGCGTGCGCAATCCGCCAAAGGGACTGAGAAACGCCAACCTCCCCTCTATGGTGCCCAGGCGCTGCCGCGGGGGCAGACCCTCGATCATCCCGGCGACCAACCTCAGGTCAAGGCGATTGGGCAGCAAGCGGCGGCGCACGAAGGTGCTGGTGGCATAAGTCGCTTCGGCCCGATAACTCGTGAAAGAAAAGTCGCTGCCGAGCAGGCCGCGCACAGAGCGTTCTACTTCTATCTGCAGGCCCTTTTGGCTGGTCACGCTCCACGCGGACCCGAGACCACCGACGGTCAGTTTGAGCCGCACTGAGCCAAGGCGGCCCTCGTCCACAGGCGGATTCGGGCGTTGGTGGCGCCCCTGGCTGAGAAGGGCAAAGTCGGTCTGCTTGGACGCGGAGCTGTGGCGTTCCGCCGCTACGGCCGCCTCCACCCCCAGATCCCACCGCCGCACCCTGTGCGTCAGCCCGATGCTCGTGCCGGTGAGCCAGAAGTAGTCGAAGTGGTCCTCAGCCCCGAGAAGATTCACCACAGAGTTGAAGACCCGCGGATACAGGCTCCCGGCCGGCCTGGGCACAGTGTCGCGGAGATGGCGCACCCATGCCTGGCTGTTCTTCCCTGCCGGCGCGACAAGGGCCAGTTGGTAGGACCATTGGCGCGCCCCCGTCTTGTAGCCGCCCCCACCCTGTACCTGCCAGCCCTTTGCC
This genomic stretch from Calditrichota bacterium harbors:
- a CDS encoding phosphodiester glycosidase family protein gives rise to the protein MNSVFTRRFSLLLIATMAAFCGMAVADWKESVPVGPGVVHHHEYREAGPWHFHVLEIDLTNPWVTIESVKSNDLLSGGRELTSAMAARSDREGHKVVGAMNADFWETDGTPIGAQVVRGVLIKRPISRSVFAYTDERRPLIDVVSFAGTLVSKRGQAAVNGVNESRDADELIVYNSFYGSTTRTNYWGTEIVAQYLRSTFAVNDTVWVVVTAKDSIMAAGHGNAPIPKNGVVLSGHGQASAFLNGNVFVGDTVAVVLRLPPTRKRIVELVGGVPRIIRDGAVSVEWDQEGLTNKNFAYDRHPRTAVGFSADSTKLFFVTVDGRQAGYSVGMSLFELAAYMREWGVHQAVNLDGGGSTTMVVRGRVVNSPSDGTERPVANALLVVSNAPTGPLRVLRISPREAFVLSEGTVRFSVQGFDEYYNPLSLPAGTVVWSCDPWIGSIDAQGTFVAGLHDTSGYVYATAGVARDSALVRITKVAGITLTPNPVVLQVGQTQTITARANDTFGNQISLLPTDYQWSVVGEVGTVSAAGVFTAVKPGEGEIRAAYGSVVGTAAVYVGLPTDVVVDDFSSLARWSLTGTRVNLQACSLTLDSAVVFSPPTSGKLTYSLATGGTSALYMECSIPLSGTPTAVGVHVYGDGKGHWLRGEFADADGEKFLVNFTPASPGVDWSGTWRYLRVSMDSVIVHWSNPAAVLTFPITWKRIYLAETDDSRKDAGVLYFDDFTAHYLQTAVEDPREGALPKTFRLHQNYPNPFNPVTEICFELPREGRVRLDVFNPLGAQVCTVLDQRLSAGHHRVRFDGATLAAGVYLYRLVGEEGVESRKMVLIR